The Metabacillus schmidteae genome has a segment encoding these proteins:
- the ndk gene encoding nucleoside-diphosphate kinase encodes MEKTFLMVKPDGVQRQLIGEIVSRFESKGFHLVGAKLMTIPVELAEQHYGEHKGKPFYEELVKFITSGPVFAMVWEGENVVELSRKLMGKTNPKEAEPGTIRGDYSMYVSKNIIHGSDSNESAEREINLFFNENELVNYNKAISSWIY; translated from the coding sequence ATGGAAAAAACATTTTTAATGGTTAAACCTGATGGGGTACAACGCCAACTTATTGGGGAAATTGTTAGTAGATTTGAGAGTAAGGGTTTTCATTTGGTTGGTGCAAAATTGATGACTATTCCTGTTGAATTGGCAGAACAGCACTATGGAGAACATAAGGGCAAACCTTTTTATGAGGAATTAGTAAAATTCATCACTTCTGGACCTGTCTTTGCAATGGTCTGGGAAGGTGAAAATGTCGTGGAACTATCCAGAAAATTAATGGGGAAAACAAATCCTAAAGAGGCAGAACCGGGAACTATACGCGGTGATTACTCAATGTATGTAAGTAAAAACATCATTCATGGTTCAGATTCAAACGAAAGTGCTGAAAGAGAAATAAATCTATTCTTTAACGAAAATGAACTAGTAAACTATAATAAAGCAATAAGTAGCTGGATTTATTAA
- a CDS encoding CheR family methyltransferase, translating into MVDQDYELFIKNIKRKSGIDLSLYKEAQMKRRLVSLYEKRGFTSFTGFFEGISKKSELYYEFLDRMTINVSEFYRNYKRWQVLEEKILPSLIEKNGNIKVWSAACSTGEEPYTLAMILSKFMPISKVKVLATDIDENVLARAKLGIYPERSLNEVPEDIKKKYFKKDGTNYVVSEEIKKTVQFKKHNLLSDSFESNFDLIVCRNVLIYFTEEAKEKLYSKFSQALKKEGVFFVGSTEQIFNADRFNLKSADTFFYQKN; encoded by the coding sequence ATGGTTGACCAGGATTATGAATTGTTCATAAAAAATATTAAAAGAAAATCAGGAATCGATCTATCTCTTTATAAAGAAGCACAAATGAAAAGAAGGCTGGTATCACTTTATGAAAAAAGAGGATTTACCAGTTTTACTGGTTTTTTTGAAGGGATATCTAAAAAAAGTGAATTATATTATGAGTTTTTAGATCGGATGACGATTAATGTATCAGAGTTTTACCGGAACTATAAAAGATGGCAAGTTCTTGAAGAAAAAATTTTACCTTCTCTTATAGAAAAAAACGGTAATATAAAAGTCTGGAGTGCTGCTTGTTCAACAGGTGAGGAACCGTATACTCTTGCCATGATTCTATCAAAGTTCATGCCCATTTCCAAAGTAAAGGTTTTGGCAACTGACATTGATGAGAATGTTTTAGCCAGAGCAAAATTGGGAATTTACCCTGAGCGTTCCTTAAATGAAGTGCCCGAAGATATCAAAAAGAAATACTTTAAGAAAGATGGTACTAATTATGTAGTTAGTGAAGAAATCAAGAAAACAGTCCAGTTTAAAAAACATAATTTATTATCTGATTCTTTCGAATCTAATTTTGATTTAATTGTTTGTCGAAATGTATTAATTTATTTTACAGAAGAGGCAAAAGAGAAATTATACTCAAAATTTAGCCAAGCATTAAAAAAAGAAGGCGTTTTCTTCGTGGGTAGTACAGAACAAATTTTTAATGCAGACCGTTTTAATTTAAAATCTGCAGATACATTTTTTTATCAAAAGAACTAA
- the aroC gene encoding chorismate synthase, with protein sequence MRYLTAGESHGPQLTAIVEGVPSGLNLTAEAINVDLARRQKGYGRGRRMQIEKDQVQILGGVRHGKALGSPISLVVENNDWKHWTKIMGAEPISEEEEKEVKRQITRPRPGHADLVGAMKYGHRDMRNVLERSSARETTVRVAVGSLAKQILSELNIKVVGHVLEIGGVRAENINYQNTDDLLAVTEESPVRCYDRETESKMMEAIDNAKANGDSIGGVVEVVVEGLPAGIGSYVHYDRKLDSKIAGAIVSINAFKGVEFGIGFEAARKFGSQVHDEIIWSEEDGYTRKTNRLGGFEGGMTTGMPVVVRGVMKPIPTLYKPLQSVDIETKEPFTASIERSDSCAVPAASVVAEAVVAWEIANAIVEQFGTDRMDLIKENIEAMRKHTRDF encoded by the coding sequence ATGAGATATTTAACAGCTGGAGAATCTCACGGGCCTCAATTAACTGCTATTGTAGAAGGTGTGCCGTCAGGATTAAATTTAACAGCAGAAGCTATAAATGTTGATTTAGCGAGAAGACAAAAGGGATATGGTCGAGGCAGAAGAATGCAAATTGAAAAAGACCAAGTACAAATTTTAGGTGGAGTAAGACATGGAAAGGCGCTGGGTTCACCAATATCTTTAGTTGTCGAAAATAATGATTGGAAACATTGGACAAAGATCATGGGGGCAGAGCCAATTTCAGAAGAAGAGGAAAAAGAAGTAAAACGCCAAATTACTCGTCCTCGTCCTGGTCATGCGGACCTTGTCGGTGCAATGAAATATGGTCATCGAGATATGCGTAATGTTCTCGAGCGCTCCTCGGCACGTGAAACGACCGTAAGAGTAGCAGTTGGGTCGTTAGCAAAACAAATCCTATCTGAACTAAATATTAAAGTTGTTGGTCATGTATTGGAAATTGGTGGAGTACGCGCTGAAAATATAAATTATCAAAATACTGATGATTTATTGGCAGTGACTGAGGAGTCTCCTGTAAGATGCTATGATCGCGAGACAGAATCAAAAATGATGGAAGCAATTGACAATGCAAAGGCAAATGGCGACTCAATTGGCGGTGTAGTTGAGGTTGTTGTGGAAGGTTTACCGGCTGGTATCGGTAGTTACGTACATTATGACCGTAAACTTGATAGTAAAATAGCAGGTGCTATTGTTAGTATCAATGCGTTTAAAGGTGTTGAATTTGGAATCGGGTTTGAAGCAGCACGTAAATTCGGCAGTCAAGTTCACGATGAGATCATCTGGTCTGAAGAAGATGGATACACAAGAAAAACGAATCGTCTAGGAGGATTTGAGGGAGGCATGACTACTGGAATGCCAGTTGTTGTAAGAGGAGTAATGAAGCCAATTCCAACTCTTTATAAACCCCTGCAAAGTGTGGACATTGAAACCAAGGAACCGTTTACTGCAAGTATTGAACGTTCCGATAGTTGTGCAGTTCCTGCAGCAAGTGTAGTTGCTGAAGCTGTTGTAGCCTGGGAAATTGCTAATGCGATCGTGGAACAATTTGGTACTGATCGTATGGATTTAATTAAAGAAAATATTGAAGCAATGAGAAAACACACGAGGGATTTCTAA